A single genomic interval of Phocoenobacter uteri harbors:
- a CDS encoding cation:proton antiporter, with protein sequence MDSALILSAIVGLGIAAQWLAWYLKQPSILFLLLIGILVGPILNIFHPDDVFGELLFPFISLGVAVILFEGALTLEFDEITHHGKVVKLLVSVGMLITTTVISLATFWLFDMDWRVALLFGALVCVTGPTVIVPLLRSVRPNNTISNILKWEGILIDPIGAIAVVLIYEYIISNGSTNSFWTFSKIIIIAAILGMAGAWCLAKLIKRHLVPDYLRNVFVLAYILLLFSVSNAMSHESGLLTITVLGVALANWKNFPKDHILEFKESLTVLLISVLFIILASRVDLNALLSVGFSGLVLLFIAMFVARPLAIWASSIGSNLTINEKLMISWIGPRGIVAAAISSLFAIRLQDQGIKGVELLVPLVFTIIIGTVFIQGLGAKKVASLLKVRQVADTGVLIIGSNPVALMVAKSLKDLNIPVIMADTYYNGLAKARMMGIRTYYGSPLSNHADSHLDLIGIGYLFTMSIDQEMNILSAGHYFHDFGEKNIFRLEFNDESNVKERNQKQNGFNVNHLFPKDVTYAKLNTMLEQGAKIKVTNLTENYGYDDYKNDNNVFIPLYTIDKNSLLRVVNDESTIQNEHRLVSLILSEHSANK encoded by the coding sequence ATGGACTCAGCATTGATTTTATCCGCGATTGTGGGATTAGGTATCGCAGCCCAATGGCTTGCTTGGTATCTAAAACAACCATCTATTCTTTTTTTACTCCTTATCGGGATTTTAGTTGGACCAATTTTAAATATATTTCACCCCGATGATGTCTTTGGTGAACTGCTCTTTCCTTTTATCTCATTAGGTGTTGCCGTTATTCTCTTTGAAGGGGCATTAACACTAGAATTTGATGAGATCACCCATCACGGAAAAGTCGTTAAATTATTGGTATCCGTTGGTATGCTGATCACCACAACCGTCATCTCACTTGCCACATTTTGGCTGTTTGATATGGATTGGCGAGTCGCCTTGCTATTTGGTGCATTAGTTTGCGTCACAGGTCCAACGGTAATCGTGCCTTTATTGCGTAGCGTTCGCCCTAATAATACGATTTCTAATATTCTAAAATGGGAAGGGATTTTAATTGACCCAATCGGCGCAATCGCGGTGGTGTTAATTTATGAATATATTATCTCTAATGGCTCAACCAATAGTTTTTGGACATTCAGCAAAATTATAATTATTGCTGCAATTCTTGGAATGGCGGGAGCTTGGTGTTTAGCTAAACTGATTAAACGTCATTTAGTCCCCGATTATCTACGTAATGTTTTTGTTTTAGCCTATATCTTACTCCTCTTTTCCGTTTCAAATGCGATGTCTCACGAATCAGGCTTGCTAACAATTACTGTTCTTGGTGTTGCCCTCGCAAACTGGAAAAATTTTCCAAAAGATCACATTTTAGAATTTAAAGAATCCTTAACCGTCTTATTGATTTCTGTTTTATTTATTATTCTTGCTTCCCGAGTTGATCTGAATGCACTTTTAAGTGTTGGATTTTCAGGATTAGTATTACTCTTCATCGCTATGTTTGTTGCACGTCCACTCGCAATTTGGGCCTCATCAATTGGCTCAAATTTAACCATCAATGAAAAATTGATGATTAGTTGGATTGGCCCTCGTGGTATTGTCGCAGCAGCTATTTCCTCACTGTTTGCCATTCGCTTACAAGATCAAGGAATTAAAGGGGTTGAATTACTTGTACCATTAGTCTTTACCATTATTATTGGAACTGTATTTATTCAAGGATTAGGGGCGAAGAAAGTAGCGTCCCTATTGAAAGTCAGACAAGTTGCCGACACCGGTGTGCTTATCATTGGTTCAAATCCAGTGGCGTTAATGGTGGCAAAATCGTTAAAAGATTTAAACATTCCTGTGATTATGGCGGATACGTATTACAACGGCTTAGCCAAAGCACGAATGATGGGAATTAGAACCTATTACGGTAGCCCTCTTTCCAACCACGCAGACAGTCACTTAGACTTAATTGGCATTGGTTATCTATTCACAATGAGTATCGATCAGGAAATGAACATTCTCTCAGCAGGACATTATTTCCACGATTTTGGTGAAAAGAATATCTTTCGTTTAGAATTTAATGATGAAAGTAATGTTAAAGAACGTAATCAAAAACAAAATGGTTTCAATGTGAATCATTTATTCCCGAAAGACGTTACCTATGCCAAATTAAACACAATGTTAGAGCAAGGTGCAAAAATAAAAGTAACGAATTTAACCGAAAATTATGGTTATGACGATTATAAAAATGATAATAACGTTTTTATTCCGCTTTATACTATTGATAAAAATAGTTTATTAAGAGTTGTTAATGATGAAAGTACTATTCAAAATGAGCATAGATTAGTCTCGCTTATCCTTTCAGAACACTCAGCTAATAAATAA
- the fabB gene encoding beta-ketoacyl-ACP synthase I yields the protein MKRVVITGLGVVSSIGNNKEEVLNSLKTGKSGIEFVPEFAEMRMRSQVAGTIKLDPKEFIDRKAFRFMGDCAGYAYISMKEAIEDAKLTEDQVSNERTGLVIGSGIGSGHWQLAACNAAQSPRGIKAVGPYAVTKTMSSSVSACLATPFKIKGVNYSISSACATSAHCIGNAMELIQLGKQDIVFAGGGEELAWESACEFDAMGAVSTKYNDTPEKASRAYDADRDGFVISGGAAVVVVEELEHALARGATIYAEIVGYGATSDGYDMVAPSGEGAIRCMKQALANVQDEVEYINVHGTSTPVGDVKELEAIKAVFSDKCPAISSTKSMTGHSLGAAGAHEAVYSLLMLKNDFIAPSINIDNLDEKAQGLNIVTECQNKELTTVMSNSFGFGGTNACLVFKKYNG from the coding sequence ATGAAAAGAGTCGTTATTACAGGTTTAGGCGTTGTTTCAAGTATTGGAAATAACAAAGAAGAAGTATTAAATTCGCTAAAAACAGGTAAATCAGGTATCGAATTTGTACCTGAGTTTGCTGAAATGAGAATGCGTAGCCAAGTGGCTGGCACAATCAAATTAGATCCAAAAGAATTTATTGATCGTAAAGCGTTCCGCTTTATGGGCGATTGTGCAGGTTATGCGTATATTTCAATGAAAGAAGCAATTGAAGATGCAAAATTAACTGAAGATCAAGTATCAAATGAACGTACTGGTTTAGTGATCGGTTCTGGTATCGGGTCAGGACACTGGCAACTTGCCGCTTGTAATGCAGCACAAAGCCCTCGTGGTATTAAAGCTGTTGGCCCTTATGCTGTAACAAAAACAATGTCATCAAGTGTATCCGCTTGTTTAGCAACACCATTTAAAATCAAAGGTGTGAATTACAGCATTAGCTCAGCTTGTGCAACCTCAGCACACTGTATTGGTAATGCAATGGAGCTAATCCAATTAGGCAAACAAGATATCGTTTTTGCTGGTGGTGGTGAAGAATTAGCGTGGGAATCAGCGTGTGAATTCGATGCAATGGGTGCGGTTTCAACAAAATATAATGATACCCCAGAAAAAGCGTCTCGTGCTTATGATGCAGACCGTGATGGTTTCGTTATCTCTGGTGGTGCAGCCGTTGTTGTGGTTGAAGAACTAGAACACGCTCTGGCTCGTGGTGCAACAATCTATGCAGAAATCGTAGGTTATGGTGCAACTTCTGATGGTTATGATATGGTTGCTCCAAGTGGTGAAGGTGCGATTCGTTGTATGAAACAAGCACTTGCAAACGTTCAAGATGAAGTAGAATATATCAACGTTCACGGCACATCTACCCCAGTTGGTGATGTGAAAGAGTTAGAAGCAATTAAGGCAGTATTTAGCGATAAATGCCCAGCAATTTCTTCAACAAAATCAATGACTGGTCACTCACTCGGTGCAGCAGGTGCACACGAAGCCGTTTATTCATTATTGATGTTAAAAAACGATTTCATCGCACCAAGTATCAATATTGACAACTTAGATGAAAAAGCACAAGGTTTAAACATTGTAACTGAATGTCAAAACAAAGAGCTAACGACTGTAATGTCAAACAGCTTCGGATTTGGTGGTACAAATGCGTGTTTAGTATTTAAAAAATACAACGGCTAA